The Thalassotalea psychrophila genome window below encodes:
- a CDS encoding EthD domain-containing protein yields MFKITYYIKKKANISSEEFKNYWLGEHAELQKAYLEKIGVRRYQKCEILPDHPVGIASIEAYQTGPIHYDFVDHLHFNDIETLKAGSQLAEVKEAMQRLFESENQYVDIAQSNISMTHDIAQFYPHDAEDVHATPGSEYVHIHYVVRKYSKLTRQGAQLHWNSCHGAVSRQDIKYSVQKKYVQAHVIDSTFVDYIANLRGYEVCDDLIGHAEGWISTEQVAPDFPAEECAEVVAMSMDDIDLFADKDRGRLFVTQDHYVIDKQIIVRPMPAFFGAVY; encoded by the coding sequence ATGTTCAAGATAACTTATTATATAAAGAAAAAAGCAAACATCAGCAGCGAAGAGTTTAAAAACTATTGGCTAGGGGAACACGCAGAATTACAAAAGGCCTATCTAGAAAAAATTGGCGTACGTCGTTATCAAAAGTGTGAAATTTTACCTGATCATCCTGTAGGTATTGCCAGCATTGAAGCTTACCAGACCGGCCCTATTCATTATGACTTTGTCGACCATTTACACTTTAACGATATTGAAACATTAAAAGCTGGTAGCCAGCTTGCTGAAGTTAAAGAGGCGATGCAAAGGTTATTTGAGTCAGAAAACCAGTACGTTGATATTGCCCAATCAAATATCAGCATGACTCATGACATTGCTCAGTTTTACCCGCATGATGCCGAAGATGTACATGCAACACCTGGCTCTGAATATGTTCACATTCATTATGTAGTGCGTAAATATTCTAAACTAACTCGCCAAGGTGCACAGTTACATTGGAACTCTTGCCATGGTGCTGTATCAAGGCAGGACATTAAGTATTCGGTACAGAAAAAATATGTACAAGCCCATGTAATAGATTCAACGTTTGTTGACTATATTGCTAACCTGCGCGGCTATGAAGTGTGTGATGACTTGATTGGCCATGCTGAAGGTTGGATTTCAACCGAGCAAGTAGCCCCAGATTTCCCAGCAGAAGAGTGTGCTGAAGTAGTTGCTATGTCGATGGACGATATTGACTTGTTTGCCGATAAAGATAGAGGCCGTTTATTTGTAACCCAAGATCACTACGTTATAGATAAGCAAATTATCGTACGCCCAATGCCTGCATTCTTTGGTGCGGTTTATTAA
- a CDS encoding helix-turn-helix domain-containing protein, which yields MHKLSFDIAKEQLIHSDKKIIDIAADLGYSDKSHFNRAFHQWSGMAPSAYRAQMMQESK from the coding sequence TTGCACAAGCTAAGCTTTGATATTGCTAAAGAACAGCTAATCCACAGCGATAAAAAGATCATCGATATTGCCGCCGATCTAGGTTATTCCGATAAATCTCATTTTAATCGGGCATTTCATCAATGGAGTGGCATGGCGCCCTCGGCATATAGAGCGCAGATGATGCAGGAGTCTAAATAA